A DNA window from Micromonospora sp. NBC_01739 contains the following coding sequences:
- a CDS encoding pyridoxal phosphate-dependent decarboxylase family protein encodes MTLPVHTATPPSAARAHLLHEGTVDDYRAAVTAGADRVARRIATATGPVTGVRPEQLAPLVAAIDLDRPLRDTTAALNELDEVYLRDAVWFHHPRYLAHLNCPVVIPALLGEAVLSAVNSSMDTWDQSAGATLIERRLIDWTAARIGLGPTADGVFTSGGTQSNLHALLLAREEALAGASPTDRRILLPHLRIVTSAAGHFSVQKAAKLLGLAPEAVVVVQTGPDRRMRPGAVAHEISRCRRAGLTVLAVVATAGTTDFGTIDPLDEIAEVCATSGVWLHVDAAYGCGLLVSPTRRHLLDGIERADSVTVDYHKSFFQPVSSSAVLVRDRRTLRHATWHADYLNPARMVSEGIPNQVDKSLQTTRRFDALKLWLTLRVMGPDAIGELFDEVCDRAAQAWQVADADPRFEVLTPSALSTVVFRWRPAGTPAHLADAANLHARSALAASGLAVVAGTRVDGRQYLKFTVLNPRTSIDDVAYVLDLIAEHAGRYAHTASTLDLSCPVG; translated from the coding sequence ATGACCCTGCCGGTGCACACCGCGACACCGCCGAGCGCCGCCCGAGCCCACCTGCTGCACGAGGGCACAGTCGACGACTACCGGGCCGCGGTGACAGCCGGTGCCGATCGGGTGGCCCGGCGGATCGCCACGGCGACCGGGCCGGTCACCGGGGTCCGGCCGGAGCAGTTGGCGCCGCTGGTGGCGGCGATCGACCTGGACCGGCCGCTGCGCGACACCACGGCCGCCCTGAACGAACTCGACGAGGTGTACCTGCGTGACGCGGTCTGGTTCCACCACCCCCGCTACCTGGCCCACCTCAACTGCCCGGTGGTCATCCCGGCCCTGCTCGGCGAGGCCGTGCTCAGCGCGGTGAACTCCTCGATGGACACCTGGGACCAGAGCGCCGGGGCCACCCTGATCGAACGGCGACTGATCGACTGGACCGCCGCCCGGATCGGTCTGGGCCCGACCGCCGACGGGGTGTTCACCAGCGGCGGCACCCAGTCCAACCTGCACGCCCTGCTGCTGGCCCGGGAGGAGGCCCTGGCCGGGGCGAGCCCGACCGACCGTCGGATCCTGCTGCCGCACCTGCGGATCGTCACCTCGGCGGCCGGTCACTTCAGCGTGCAGAAGGCCGCCAAGCTGCTGGGCCTGGCCCCGGAGGCTGTCGTGGTGGTGCAGACCGGCCCGGACCGGCGGATGCGTCCCGGTGCCGTGGCCCACGAGATCAGCCGCTGCCGGCGGGCCGGCCTGACCGTGCTGGCGGTGGTCGCCACCGCCGGCACCACCGACTTCGGCACCATCGACCCCCTCGACGAGATCGCCGAGGTGTGCGCCACCTCCGGGGTGTGGCTGCACGTCGATGCCGCGTACGGCTGCGGATTGCTGGTCTCGCCCACCCGCCGGCACCTGCTGGACGGCATCGAACGGGCCGACTCGGTGACGGTCGACTACCACAAGTCCTTCTTCCAGCCGGTCAGCTCCAGCGCGGTGCTGGTCCGTGATCGGCGTACCCTGCGGCACGCCACCTGGCACGCCGACTACCTGAACCCGGCCCGGATGGTCAGCGAAGGCATCCCCAATCAGGTCGACAAGTCCCTGCAGACCACCCGCCGTTTCGACGCCCTCAAGCTCTGGCTGACCCTGCGGGTGATGGGCCCGGACGCCATCGGGGAACTGTTCGACGAGGTCTGCGACCGGGCCGCCCAGGCCTGGCAGGTGGCCGACGCCGACCCCCGCTTCGAGGTGCTGACCCCCTCGGCGCTGAGCACGGTGGTGTTCCGCTGGCGGCCCGCCGGCACTCCGGCGCACCTGGCCGACGCGGCGAACCTGCACGCCCGGTCGGCGCTGGCCGCCTCCGGTCTGGCCGTGGTCGCCGGCACCCGGGTCGACGGTCGGCAGTACCTCAAGTTCACCGTGCTCAACCCGAGGACCAGCATCGACGACGTGGCGTACGTGCTCGACCTGATCGCCGAACACGCCGGCCGATACGCCCACACCGCGTCCACTTTGGACCTTTCTTGTCCGGTGGGCTGA
- a CDS encoding ABC transporter substrate-binding protein: MPDPVTAHRLSRRGLLAAGGAATLAALLAGCGREKDPKPRSGSSSGPWSFTDDRPETVTAQARPARVVAFTGSAAALVDFGLGPEVVGVFGETKKADGSKEPQAGDLDVESVEILGNVWGEFSVEKYAALRPELLVTHMYDPGAYWYVPDESKDKILPLAPVVTITTARVPMTKPIERYATLAESLGADLSAPRVTDAKARFEAAAEAVRQAVKTNPGIKVLAASGSPDLFYVSNPKVSTDLMYFAELGVDIVVPTKLESGDYFEALSWENAGKFPADLILLDNRSTALQPADLAAKPTWQQLPAVQAGQVTPWDAVPRFSYAGAAPLLEDLAKAIQGAKKLT, from the coding sequence ATGCCTGATCCCGTTACCGCACACCGGCTCTCCCGTCGGGGCCTGCTGGCCGCCGGTGGTGCCGCCACCCTAGCCGCCCTGCTCGCCGGATGCGGCCGGGAGAAGGACCCGAAACCCCGCAGCGGCAGCAGCTCCGGACCCTGGTCCTTCACGGACGACCGGCCTGAGACGGTCACCGCGCAGGCCCGCCCGGCCCGGGTGGTGGCCTTCACCGGCTCGGCCGCCGCCCTGGTCGATTTCGGACTAGGGCCCGAGGTGGTCGGGGTCTTCGGCGAGACGAAGAAGGCCGACGGCAGCAAGGAGCCGCAGGCCGGTGACCTGGACGTGGAGAGCGTGGAGATCCTCGGCAACGTCTGGGGCGAATTCAGCGTCGAGAAGTACGCCGCCCTGCGCCCGGAACTGCTGGTCACCCACATGTACGACCCGGGGGCCTACTGGTACGTGCCGGACGAGAGCAAGGACAAGATCCTTCCGCTGGCCCCGGTGGTGACCATCACCACCGCCCGCGTCCCGATGACCAAGCCGATCGAACGGTACGCCACCCTCGCCGAGTCCCTCGGCGCCGACCTGTCGGCACCGAGGGTCACCGACGCCAAGGCCCGCTTCGAGGCCGCCGCCGAGGCGGTACGCCAGGCGGTCAAGACCAACCCCGGCATCAAGGTGCTGGCCGCCTCCGGCAGCCCGGACCTGTTCTACGTCTCCAACCCCAAGGTCAGCACCGACCTGATGTACTTCGCCGAACTCGGGGTCGACATCGTGGTGCCCACCAAGCTGGAGTCCGGCGACTACTTCGAGGCCCTCAGCTGGGAGAACGCGGGCAAGTTCCCGGCCGACCTGATCCTGCTCGACAACCGCAGCACCGCCCTGCAACCGGCCGACCTGGCCGCCAAGCCCACCTGGCAGCAGTTGCCCGCCGTGCAGGCCGGCCAGGTGACTCCATGGGACGCGGTGCCCCGCTTCTCGTACGCCGGCGCCGCCCCCCTGCTCGAAGACCTGGCCAAGGCGATCCAGGGCGCCAAGAAGCTGACCTGA
- a CDS encoding FecCD family ABC transporter permease produces MLSSSRPAFRTALEPTLSVIESSPAETPSRAQPPPRPPRVAYRAAGLAAAAVALVTVAVLSIAVGAKPIPLPQVWAALTDPGVPDYAVVHEMRLPRTLLGLLAGTALGMAGAAMQALTRNPLADPGLLGINAGAAAAIATASLLFGVGGGTGQVWFALAGAAAVTVGVYAVGGGRAATPARLALAGAALNAALYSYVSAVMLLDSAGLQRLRFWTVGSLASADDATVRRVLPFIAVGLVAALAAARPLNALALGDDTARALGARPTLIRAAVIAAITLLCGAATAACGPIVFVGLLVPHLVRTLTGPDLRWLLPYCALLAPVLLLGADVLGRVLGRPGELQVGLVTAVLGGPLFLWLVTRTRTGRP; encoded by the coding sequence TTGCTGTCAAGTTCCCGCCCGGCGTTTCGCACCGCACTGGAGCCCACCCTGTCCGTCATCGAGTCCTCACCAGCCGAGACGCCGTCCCGGGCACAACCACCGCCCCGGCCGCCTCGGGTGGCCTACCGGGCCGCCGGCCTGGCCGCCGCCGCGGTGGCTCTGGTGACGGTGGCGGTGCTCAGCATCGCCGTCGGGGCCAAGCCGATCCCCCTGCCGCAGGTGTGGGCCGCCCTCACCGACCCCGGGGTCCCCGACTACGCCGTGGTGCACGAGATGCGGCTGCCCCGCACCCTGCTCGGGCTGCTCGCCGGGACCGCCCTCGGGATGGCCGGGGCGGCGATGCAGGCGCTGACCCGCAACCCCCTGGCCGACCCTGGCCTGCTCGGCATCAACGCCGGGGCCGCCGCCGCGATCGCCACGGCATCGTTGCTGTTCGGGGTGGGGGGTGGGACCGGTCAGGTGTGGTTCGCCCTGGCCGGGGCCGCCGCGGTCACCGTGGGGGTCTACGCCGTCGGTGGTGGCCGGGCCGCCACCCCGGCCCGACTGGCGTTGGCCGGTGCGGCCCTCAACGCGGCCCTGTACTCCTACGTCAGCGCGGTGATGCTGCTGGACTCCGCCGGGCTGCAACGGCTGCGGTTCTGGACGGTCGGCTCCCTGGCCAGCGCCGACGACGCCACCGTACGGCGGGTCCTGCCCTTCATCGCGGTAGGCCTGGTGGCCGCCCTGGCCGCCGCCCGACCCCTGAATGCCCTGGCCCTCGGCGACGACACCGCCCGCGCCCTGGGGGCCCGCCCCACCCTGATCCGGGCTGCCGTGATCGCCGCCATCACCCTGCTCTGCGGGGCCGCCACCGCGGCCTGCGGACCGATCGTCTTCGTCGGGCTACTGGTGCCGCACCTGGTGCGTACCCTCACCGGGCCGGATCTGCGCTGGCTGTTGCCGTACTGTGCGCTGCTGGCGCCGGTGCTGCTGCTCGGTGCCGACGTGCTCGGCCGGGTCCTCGGCCGTCCAGGCGAGTTGCAGGTGGGGCTGGTCACCGCCGTGCTCGGCGGTCCGCTGTTCCTGTGGCTGGTTACCCGGACCAGGACGGGCCGCCCATGA
- a CDS encoding CU044_5270 family protein, whose amino-acid sequence MSEPTAPHVPAMATARRQALRRHLMNEITRSARRPKRTPVLVGATGALAAVIAVIAAATIVLPGVPESAPLVVPVQQAEPAAATTLLNAMAAAVVENPEPGDGRYVYIRSLGAHAELGGGPARLRPVREREIWIPRYEPGDGLLRQPFVELPVIGVIPERVTLTDMMPNATVVDMPGDPDELLAKLYRERASRGHGNSRDGAAFTAIGDILRESLVPPQTSAALYRAAARIPGVELIRQVTDAAGRRGTAVAYTELDRRDEWIFDERTYAYLGSRSYLVADTADGPAGTVLATTAVLQRAVVPRLGQRP is encoded by the coding sequence ATGAGCGAGCCGACTGCTCCGCACGTGCCGGCGATGGCCACCGCGCGTCGGCAGGCCCTGCGCCGGCACCTGATGAACGAGATCACCCGGTCGGCCCGGCGGCCGAAGCGTACGCCGGTGCTCGTGGGCGCGACGGGCGCGCTTGCCGCGGTGATCGCGGTGATCGCGGCCGCGACGATCGTGCTGCCCGGGGTGCCGGAAAGCGCGCCACTGGTCGTGCCGGTGCAACAGGCGGAACCGGCGGCCGCGACGACATTGCTGAACGCGATGGCCGCCGCCGTCGTCGAGAATCCGGAGCCGGGCGACGGGAGGTACGTCTACATCAGGAGCCTGGGTGCCCACGCCGAACTGGGTGGCGGTCCGGCCCGGCTGCGACCGGTACGCGAGCGGGAGATCTGGATCCCCCGATACGAGCCGGGCGATGGTCTGCTCCGACAGCCGTTCGTCGAACTGCCGGTCATCGGCGTGATCCCCGAGCGAGTGACGTTGACGGACATGATGCCGAACGCGACGGTCGTCGATATGCCCGGCGACCCGGATGAACTGCTGGCCAAGCTCTACCGGGAACGTGCCTCGCGGGGCCACGGCAACAGCCGCGACGGCGCGGCGTTCACCGCGATCGGTGACATCCTGCGTGAATCGCTGGTACCGCCACAGACCAGCGCCGCTCTCTACCGGGCAGCAGCCCGGATTCCCGGGGTCGAGTTGATCCGTCAGGTGACCGACGCGGCGGGCCGGCGGGGGACCGCCGTCGCGTACACCGAACTGGACCGGCGTGACGAGTGGATCTTCGATGAGCGAACCTATGCGTACCTCGGCTCGCGTAGCTACCTCGTGGCGGACACTGCCGATGGGCCGGCCGGCACCGTGCTGGCCACCACTGCGGTGCTGCAACGTGCCGTGGTGCCGAGGCTCGGGCAGCGCCCGTGA
- a CDS encoding ABC transporter ATP-binding protein, protein MPTSRLGGSGLRLAYERRIVAEDLTVEVPDRSFTVIIGPNACGKSTLLRALSRLLKPAAGAVLLDGEDIQRRPARAVARTLGLLPQSPIAPDGIGVADLVARGRYPHQGLLRQWSREDERIVAEAMAATGVADLADRLVDELSGGQRQRVWLAMALAQQTPLLLLDEPTTYLDIAHQIEVLDLCARLHEEQGRTLVAVLHDLNHAARYATHLIAMRGGRVVAAGEPGRIVTAELVEEVFGLPCRVIEDPETGTPLVIPAARIRTAGRA, encoded by the coding sequence ATGCCGACCTCCCGGCTGGGTGGCAGCGGACTACGGCTGGCCTACGAACGGCGGATCGTCGCCGAGGACCTGACCGTCGAGGTGCCGGACCGGTCCTTCACGGTCATCATCGGCCCGAACGCCTGCGGCAAGTCCACCCTGCTGCGGGCGTTGTCCCGGCTGCTGAAACCGGCCGCCGGGGCGGTGCTGCTGGACGGGGAGGACATCCAGCGACGGCCGGCCCGGGCGGTGGCCCGTACCCTCGGACTGCTCCCCCAGTCACCGATCGCACCGGACGGCATCGGGGTGGCCGACCTGGTGGCCCGGGGCCGCTACCCGCACCAGGGGCTGCTGCGTCAGTGGTCCCGCGAGGACGAACGGATCGTGGCCGAGGCGATGGCCGCTACCGGGGTCGCCGACCTGGCCGACCGGCTGGTCGACGAGCTCTCCGGCGGCCAGCGGCAACGGGTCTGGTTGGCCATGGCGCTGGCCCAGCAGACCCCCCTGCTGCTGCTCGACGAGCCGACCACCTACCTGGACATCGCCCACCAGATCGAGGTGCTCGACCTGTGCGCCCGGCTGCACGAGGAGCAGGGCCGTACTCTGGTCGCGGTGCTGCACGACCTCAACCACGCCGCCCGCTACGCCACTCACCTGATCGCGATGCGCGGCGGGCGGGTGGTGGCCGCCGGGGAACCCGGCCGGATCGTCACCGCCGAACTGGTCGAGGAGGTCTTCGGGCTGCCCTGCCGGGTCATCGAGGACCCGGAGACCGGCACCCCCCTGGTCATCCCGGCCGCCCGGATCCGCACGGCAGGCCGGGCATGA
- a CDS encoding FecCD family ABC transporter permease, with the protein MIVIRVPGGLSLRLHLRALAVGATGVLLTLAVGVLAVGHGDYPMSPADVLRTLTGGGSPAEDFIVLELRLPRLVTALAVGAALGLAGGVFQALVRNPLGSPDVLGFTQGAATGALIVVVVGGSSAALAGAAAVGGVLTGLLIYLVAWRRGVHGYRLVLVGIGVSAILTGVNGYLLTRAPLMEAARAMLWLTGSLDGRGWSEATPLLAALAVALPVLLACGPALRMTELGDEAATGLGVPVPRLRMLLLATAVLLVSLSAAAAGPVSFVALTAPHLARRLTRAPGTNLLPAAIIGALIIVVADQVAQRAFPSQLPVGVVTGVLGGGYLVWLLATQRRAGRL; encoded by the coding sequence ATGATCGTGATTCGGGTTCCGGGTGGGCTGTCGCTGCGGCTGCACCTGCGCGCCCTGGCCGTCGGGGCGACCGGGGTGCTGCTGACCCTGGCCGTCGGGGTCCTGGCGGTCGGCCACGGCGACTACCCGATGTCCCCGGCCGACGTGCTGCGCACCCTGACCGGGGGCGGCAGCCCGGCCGAGGACTTCATCGTCCTCGAACTGCGCCTGCCCCGGCTGGTCACCGCGCTGGCCGTGGGCGCCGCCCTGGGTCTGGCCGGTGGGGTGTTCCAGGCTTTGGTCCGCAACCCGCTGGGCAGCCCGGATGTGCTCGGCTTCACCCAGGGGGCGGCGACCGGGGCACTGATCGTGGTGGTCGTCGGCGGCAGCAGCGCCGCCCTGGCCGGGGCCGCCGCGGTCGGCGGGGTGCTCACCGGCCTGCTGATCTACCTGGTCGCCTGGCGGCGTGGGGTCCACGGCTACCGGCTGGTGCTGGTCGGCATCGGGGTGTCGGCAATCCTCACCGGCGTCAACGGCTACCTGCTGACCCGCGCCCCGCTGATGGAGGCGGCCCGGGCCATGCTCTGGCTCACCGGCAGCCTGGACGGGAGGGGCTGGTCCGAGGCCACCCCGCTGCTGGCGGCCCTGGCGGTGGCCCTGCCGGTGCTGCTGGCCTGCGGTCCGGCGCTGCGGATGACCGAGTTGGGCGACGAGGCGGCCACCGGGCTAGGGGTGCCGGTGCCCCGGCTGCGGATGCTGCTGCTGGCCACTGCGGTGCTGCTGGTCTCCCTGTCGGCGGCCGCCGCCGGGCCGGTGTCCTTCGTCGCCCTCACCGCCCCGCACCTGGCCCGTAGGCTGACCCGGGCACCCGGCACCAACCTGCTGCCCGCCGCGATCATCGGCGCGTTGATCATCGTGGTCGCCGACCAGGTGGCCCAGCGGGCCTTCCCCAGTCAACTGCCGGTCGGTGTGGTGACCGGGGTGCTCGGCGGCGGGTACCTGGTCTGGCTGCTGGCCACGCAGCGCCGGGCGGGCCGGCTGTGA
- a CDS encoding IucA/IucC family protein — MTTTDPVAHLRPQTWERANRLLVRKALAEFAHERLITPEPQDPAAAGRRWYAVTSDCGTVRYRFAARLRTLEHWDIDPDSITRHRDGELHPLDAVDLCLELRTSLGLSDRILPVYLEEINSTLAGSAYKLDRALPGAAKLIEADFQTIETSMTEGHPCFVANNGRLGFGVDEYHRYAPEAARPVRLIWLAAHRDHATFTSAADLDYDTLLRTELGEATLARFAETMAALGLDLADYLLIPVHPWQWWNKLSVTFAGEVARRRLVHLGESDDDYLAQQSIRTFFNLSAPHRHYVKTALSVLNMGFMRGLSAAYMEATPAINDWLADLIAADEVFQTTGLTILRERAAVGYRHRQYEAATDRYSPYRKMLAALWRESPVPGLADGERLATMASLLHLDAEGRSFAAELITASGLAPAQWLRRYLHAYLTPLLHAFYAYDLAFMPHGENVILVLRDHAVQRVIFKDIAEEIVVMSTEATLPPAVERIRAEVPEEMKLLSIFTDVFDCFLRFLGATLADQGIADEETFWRTVADCATDYAARVPHLADRLARYDLFAPEFALSCLNRLQLRDNQQMVDLADPSAALQLVGALANPLAQHTPS; from the coding sequence GTGACCACCACCGACCCGGTCGCCCACCTGCGTCCGCAGACCTGGGAGCGGGCCAACCGGCTGCTGGTGCGCAAGGCCCTGGCCGAGTTCGCCCACGAGCGGCTGATCACCCCCGAACCGCAGGACCCGGCCGCCGCAGGCCGCCGGTGGTACGCGGTGACCAGCGACTGCGGCACCGTCCGCTACCGGTTCGCCGCCCGGCTGCGCACCCTGGAGCACTGGGACATCGACCCGGACAGCATCACCCGGCACCGCGACGGGGAACTCCACCCCCTCGACGCGGTCGACCTCTGCCTGGAGCTGCGTACCTCCCTGGGGCTCAGCGACCGGATCCTGCCGGTCTACCTGGAGGAGATCAACTCCACCCTGGCCGGTAGCGCCTACAAGCTGGACCGGGCCCTGCCGGGGGCGGCGAAACTGATCGAGGCCGACTTCCAGACCATCGAGACCTCGATGACGGAGGGACATCCCTGCTTCGTGGCCAACAACGGCCGCCTCGGCTTCGGGGTCGACGAATACCACCGTTACGCCCCGGAGGCCGCCCGGCCGGTACGCCTGATCTGGCTGGCCGCCCACCGCGACCACGCCACCTTCACCAGCGCCGCCGACCTGGACTACGACACCCTGCTCCGCACCGAACTGGGCGAGGCGACCCTGGCCCGGTTCGCCGAGACCATGGCCGCCCTCGGCCTGGACCTGGCCGACTACCTGCTCATTCCGGTGCACCCCTGGCAGTGGTGGAACAAGCTGTCGGTCACCTTCGCCGGCGAGGTGGCCCGCCGCCGCCTGGTGCACCTCGGCGAGAGCGACGACGACTACCTGGCCCAGCAGTCCATCCGCACCTTCTTCAACCTCAGCGCCCCCCACCGGCACTACGTCAAGACCGCGCTGTCCGTGCTGAACATGGGCTTCATGCGGGGCCTGTCGGCGGCGTACATGGAGGCTACCCCGGCCATCAACGACTGGCTGGCCGACCTGATCGCCGCCGACGAGGTGTTCCAGACCACCGGCCTGACGATCCTGCGGGAGCGGGCCGCGGTCGGCTACCGCCACCGGCAGTACGAGGCCGCCACCGACCGCTACTCGCCGTACCGCAAGATGCTGGCCGCGCTGTGGCGGGAGAGCCCGGTGCCGGGGCTGGCCGACGGAGAGCGACTGGCCACCATGGCCTCCCTGCTGCACCTCGACGCCGAGGGCCGGTCCTTCGCCGCCGAACTGATCACCGCCTCCGGGCTGGCACCGGCGCAATGGCTACGCCGCTACCTGCACGCCTACCTGACCCCCCTGCTGCACGCCTTCTACGCCTACGACCTGGCCTTCATGCCGCACGGCGAGAACGTCATCCTGGTGCTGCGCGACCACGCCGTACAGCGGGTGATCTTCAAGGACATCGCCGAGGAGATCGTGGTGATGAGCACCGAGGCGACTTTGCCCCCGGCGGTCGAACGGATCCGGGCCGAGGTGCCGGAGGAGATGAAGCTGCTGTCGATCTTCACCGACGTCTTCGACTGCTTCCTCCGGTTCCTCGGCGCCACCCTGGCCGACCAGGGCATCGCCGACGAGGAGACCTTCTGGCGTACGGTCGCCGACTGCGCCACCGACTACGCCGCCCGGGTACCCCACCTGGCCGACCGGCTGGCCCGCTACGACCTGTTCGCCCCCGAGTTCGCCCTGTCCTGCCTCAACCGGCTGCAACTGCGCGACAACCAGCAGATGGTCGACCTGGCCGACCCCTCGGCCGCCCTGCAACTCGTCGGCGCTTTGGCCAACCCACTGGCCCAGCACACACCTTCCTGA
- a CDS encoding lysine N(6)-hydroxylase/L-ornithine N(5)-oxygenase family protein, with product MDSYDLIGIGLGPYNLGLACLTAPLAEIDALFLEARDDVSWHPGMLLESSRLQTPFLADLVTLADPTSPYSFLAYLKEIGRLYPFYIRESFFPLRAEYDAYCRWAAAKLPNLRFGHQVTTVEYDPSSEQYLVTATVGGDTVTHRARHLVLGTGTPPYLPQACAGLDSDAVHNSRYLEHREALRAKDSITIVGSGQSAAEIYHDLLSDIGTYGYQLNWVTRSPRFFPLEYTKLTLEMTSPDYVDYFHALPEQTRYDLEAEQKALFKGISADLVNDIFDLLYATSVPGPVNTRLLTNTELTGVDHDRSTGRHTLRLRHVEQGREHTLDTEGLVLATGYRYQVPAFCDPIRDRLRFDSHGRLDLARNYSVDHTGRGIFLQNGGTHTHSITSPDLGMGPYRNSWIIRELLGREVYPIEKSITFQEFGVPA from the coding sequence ATGGACAGCTACGACCTCATCGGGATCGGTCTGGGCCCGTACAACCTGGGCCTGGCCTGCCTGACCGCGCCGCTCGCCGAGATTGACGCGCTGTTCCTGGAGGCCCGCGACGACGTCTCCTGGCACCCCGGCATGTTGCTGGAGTCCTCCCGGTTGCAGACCCCCTTCCTGGCCGACCTGGTCACCCTGGCCGACCCCACCTCGCCGTACTCCTTCCTGGCCTACCTGAAGGAGATCGGTCGGCTCTACCCCTTCTACATCCGGGAGAGCTTCTTCCCGCTGCGCGCCGAGTACGACGCCTACTGCCGGTGGGCCGCCGCCAAGTTGCCCAACCTGCGCTTCGGTCACCAGGTCACCACCGTCGAGTACGACCCGTCCAGCGAGCAGTATCTGGTCACCGCCACGGTCGGCGGCGACACCGTCACCCACCGGGCCCGGCACCTGGTGCTCGGCACCGGCACCCCGCCGTACCTGCCGCAGGCCTGCGCCGGGTTGGACTCCGACGCGGTGCACAACTCCCGCTACCTGGAACACCGCGAGGCCCTGCGGGCCAAGGACAGCATCACCATCGTCGGCAGCGGGCAGAGCGCCGCCGAGATCTACCACGACCTGCTCTCCGACATCGGCACGTACGGCTACCAGCTGAACTGGGTGACCCGCTCACCCCGGTTCTTCCCGCTGGAATACACCAAGCTGACCCTGGAGATGACCTCACCGGACTACGTGGACTACTTCCACGCCCTGCCCGAGCAGACCCGCTACGACCTGGAGGCCGAGCAGAAGGCGCTGTTCAAGGGCATCTCCGCCGACCTGGTCAACGACATCTTCGACCTGCTCTACGCCACCAGCGTGCCCGGCCCGGTGAACACCCGACTGTTGACCAACACCGAGCTGACCGGGGTCGACCACGACCGGTCCACCGGCCGGCACACCCTGCGGCTGCGCCATGTCGAGCAGGGACGGGAGCACACCCTGGACACCGAGGGGCTGGTGCTGGCCACCGGCTACCGCTACCAGGTGCCCGCCTTCTGCGACCCGATCCGCGACCGGCTGCGCTTCGACTCCCACGGCCGTCTCGACCTGGCCCGCAACTACAGCGTCGACCACACCGGGCGGGGGATCTTCCTCCAGAACGGCGGCACCCACACCCACAGCATCACCTCACCGGATCTGGGCATGGGCCCGTACCGCAACTCCTGGATCATCCGGGAGCTGCTGGGCCGGGAGGTGTATCCGATCGAGAAGTCGATCACCTTCCAGGAGTTCGGGGTGCCGGCGTGA
- a CDS encoding GNAT family N-acetyltransferase: MSDLVHTRIDPVLGEFALRTLEVAADAPLLHRWVTHPKAGFWLMQDADLAAVVEEYERIAAHPHHEAFLGLWRGEPAFLAERYDPAQVELVGLYQAQPGDVGMHFLCAPAETPVHGFTRAVITTVMSWLFADPTTIRVVVEPDLRNTPVHALNAAVGFEVIGPIAKPEKQALLSICTRERFLAATRSQGATL; the protein is encoded by the coding sequence GTGAGCGACCTCGTGCACACCCGGATCGACCCGGTGCTGGGGGAGTTCGCCCTGCGTACCCTCGAGGTGGCCGCCGACGCCCCGCTGCTGCACCGCTGGGTGACCCACCCCAAGGCGGGGTTCTGGCTGATGCAGGACGCCGACCTGGCCGCGGTCGTTGAGGAGTACGAGCGGATCGCCGCCCACCCGCACCACGAGGCCTTCCTGGGGCTGTGGCGGGGCGAGCCGGCCTTCCTCGCCGAACGGTACGACCCGGCCCAGGTCGAGTTGGTCGGGCTCTACCAGGCCCAGCCCGGTGACGTGGGCATGCACTTCCTCTGCGCCCCCGCCGAGACCCCGGTGCACGGCTTCACCCGGGCCGTGATCACCACGGTGATGTCCTGGCTGTTCGCCGACCCCACCACCATCCGGGTGGTGGTCGAGCCGGACCTCCGCAACACCCCCGTGCACGCACTCAACGCGGCCGTCGGCTTCGAGGTGATCGGGCCGATCGCCAAGCCGGAGAAGCAGGCCCTGCTGAGCATCTGCACCCGCGAGCGGTTCCTAGCCGCCACCCGTAGCCAAGGAGCAACCCTGTGA
- a CDS encoding RNA polymerase sigma factor: MTAQLRRRIRAGDTDAFGELFDEHADAIHRHAVWSEGDPVLAEDVVSLTFLEAWRIRESLHPDGESLRPWLLGIATNVLRNRRRAARRHRAALRRVPVRDTVPDFADDVVGRMHDADQLAAAVAALRALRRADREVFLMCVWSQLDYAAAAEALGVPVGTVRSRLSRARTRLRALAQQELDRPRGTPVEQGEYR; encoded by the coding sequence GTGACAGCACAGTTGCGGCGTCGGATCCGAGCCGGTGACACCGACGCCTTTGGTGAACTCTTCGACGAGCATGCCGACGCGATCCATCGGCATGCGGTGTGGAGCGAGGGCGACCCGGTGCTCGCCGAGGACGTGGTGTCGCTGACCTTCCTCGAGGCGTGGCGGATCCGGGAGTCTCTTCATCCGGACGGGGAGAGCCTGCGGCCGTGGCTGCTCGGCATCGCCACCAACGTGCTGCGTAACCGGCGGCGGGCGGCGCGCCGGCACCGGGCGGCGCTACGGCGGGTGCCGGTACGCGACACGGTGCCGGACTTCGCCGACGACGTGGTCGGCCGGATGCACGACGCCGACCAGCTCGCCGCCGCCGTGGCGGCCCTGCGGGCCCTGCGCCGGGCGGACCGGGAGGTGTTCCTGATGTGCGTCTGGTCGCAGCTGGACTACGCGGCAGCAGCCGAAGCCCTGGGGGTTCCTGTCGGGACCGTGCGTTCGCGGCTGTCCCGGGCCCGAACCCGGCTGCGGGCGCTGGCCCAGCAGGAACTGGACCGTCCGCGAGGCACCCCCGTCGAGCAGGGAGAATACCGATGA